A stretch of DNA from Candidatus Margulisiibacteriota bacterium:
CAGGAGGGTATGCTTTTATTTTCGGCATATATTTCGCATATTTTGCCAGATCTTCTAGCGCCACAATTAATCCAATAATAACACTCATAATGTTGGGAATAACCATTTTGATCGTAGTTCCCATTATTTTGTTTTGGATTGTGCAAATATTTGAGAATAAACTAAAAATATTTTACTCATTTATGCCAAAACTAATAATTAGCATAATGATTATTTCTGTTTTATGTGCAGTATATGGCTTAACTAATACCCTCCTCTTAATAAATCAATTTAGCACCATTCCTATATATTTGGGGCTTTTTGTGCTATTTATAACGAATATTTATTCTGGGTATCTTTGTAAAAACGAAAATGATGCCAGATTGTTGCTGTCCTCATTAATCGCGGTAAGCGAGAATAAGGAGGGCGGCCAATGAGATTCGAAAAATACTTTGATCACACTTGCTTAAAACCCGAGGCAACTGAGGCCGATATTGCTAAGTTGTGTAATGAGGCGATGCGATATGATTTTGCATCCGTATGCATTAACCCTTGTTATGTAAAGTTTTCAAAAAAGCTAATAGTAAATTCCAAGATAATGGCCTGCTCTGTTGTTGGTTTTCCATTAGGGGCTAATACTATGGACGTAAAAATCGCTGAAGCAACCAACGCTGTTAATAATGGCGCAGACGAGATTGATGTGGTTATAAATGTTGGCAAATTGAAGGACAAACAATATGACTATATTAAGGAAGAAATTAATAGGGTGAAACAATCGATTGGCGATCATGTCCTAAAAGTTATTGTCGAGACTTGTTTATTGGATGAAGATGAGAAGATAAATATCTGCAAAATAATCTTAGATACGAATGCTGATTATATTAAAACATCGACAGGATTCGGCACGCCTAAAGATAAGAATACATTGAAAGGCGCGGACGAGAAAGACATTAAGCTATTTAAAAACCTAATTGGTAACAAAAAATTGAAAATTAAGGCTTCTGGTGGAATAAACACATATAAAGATACTGATAAAATGATTAAGGCCGGGGCGGAAAGAATCGGGGCAAGTAAAAGCGTATACATTGTAAAGGAAATATTGTCCTCACAATGATAAAGGAGGGTCATGCTAGCCCCAACCCATAGCGTATTTGGCATCTTTTTAACGCTAATAATCTTAGCGGTCTTCGGTGTGCAGTGGGGACTCCACTGGACAATAATCCTCTTTGCTATCCTGGGAGCGATAATCCCGGATATCGATCATCCCAAATCGATAATAGGTAAGATATTTTACCCAATCTCGGCTCCTCTTGAACGCCTTTATGGCCACCGGACAATTACTCATTCTTTGGTCGGATGGGCGATATCAACGGTCCTATTTGCAGTAATAATAGGCTTAATCAGTTTCATTCCTATGATCACGGAGTTGGGGTGGGGTGATCTGCCGATTCGTTGGGTAGCCGCTTTCTCAATAAGCTATTTCTCGCATCTTATATTAGACATGTTTAACAAGCGTGGCAGTCAGATGTTCTGGCCCGATTCCGGAAGAGACGTTATCCCCAAGAATCCTAAATATAGGACAGAATCAGGCTCAAGAATAGAGGTCTTGATATTCTTGATCTTCCTGGCTTTGATGTTTTTGGCGTTTCCTATTTCCAAGTATGGCATTGTCAGCTCCCTGCGCTGGCTTCTGGCTACCCCTGGATCAGCCATAGAGGAGTTTAAGACGCTCAAAACCCATGCTTATCTCGATTTCAAGGGCATTATGGGTGAAACCAGGGAACAAGTCGCCGGCAAAGCGGAAGTGCTCGACGTTAATAACAAGCGGCTGGTGATTTTGTACAATGGCAGTGTTTATACCCTTAGCGATGAACTGGCTGCGGATATATTTGCCACTCATGTTCGGGTCAAAAAGACTGCTATTCCCATTAAAACCGAGAAGAGAGACTTTAAGAACGAGAGCCGTGAATACCTTCTCTCTCAGATTCCAAGAGGTGCGCTAGTGTCCGGCACAGTCAATCTTCCAGAGGGGATGGAGATAAACTTTCCTCCTTTTCCTGGCTCTTATAGGACCATGGAGCAGAAAGGGAACGACCTGATCCTATCCTTTGCCTCCAAGGAACAAATTGAGAAGCTGGCCTTAACCGAGTATTTCGACCTGCAAAAAAAGAAGGATTTGGCCGAGCTTTCCAGCTTATATGCCCAGGCGGAAAAGGCTAGGGGGCAGATTAACGAGCTTGAATCCGGGAAGGGCTTGACCCCTCTGGGTAAGGAATTGCTGCAAAGCAAAGAAGACGCTGAAAAACAGAGGGTCCAGCTTGCTGAATTGAACAGTCAGCTCGGGGAAATAAGTGTTAAGATTGATGAGTTGAAGGTCAAGATGAAGGCGCGGAGGTTTGTATTTTCCGGGGAAGTCTATTTAAGGCAATAAGATGGATAAATGGGGCCTTGGCGAACTAAGAAAAAAGATTGAGAAAAGAGATAAGCTTTGTGCTTTTTGTCGTGTAAAGATGAGGAAATGGCATTCAAAAGGTCCGCGGGGCAAGGCGCCCACTATCGAGCATCTAGATAACGATGAAAATAACAAAGATGAGAGCAATATAGTCATGTGTTGCACTTCCTGCAATTCAAGTAAAGGGGAAAAGGAGTTAAGAGATTGGCTTAAATCCGACTATTGCAAATGCAAAGAAAAGAATATCACTGAAAAAACAATAAAGAACGTTATTGTAAAAAAATTCCTTAAAGAGCACAAAAAATAAAGCCTTGATGGAGGTTGATTATGAAAAAGCCAATCTGTCTCTTTCTAGCGTTCTGGTTACTGTTTTCCGGTTACTGTTTACCAGTTTTAGCCGCGGAGTACACTCTCGCCCCCTCCGACCAGCTTGAAGTCCGCATCATCGGCCAAAAGGACC
This window harbors:
- the deoC gene encoding deoxyribose-phosphate aldolase translates to MRFEKYFDHTCLKPEATEADIAKLCNEAMRYDFASVCINPCYVKFSKKLIVNSKIMACSVVGFPLGANTMDVKIAEATNAVNNGADEIDVVINVGKLKDKQYDYIKEEINRVKQSIGDHVLKVIVETCLLDEDEKINICKIILDTNADYIKTSTGFGTPKDKNTLKGADEKDIKLFKNLIGNKKLKIKASGGINTYKDTDKMIKAGAERIGASKSVYIVKEILSSQ
- a CDS encoding metal-dependent hydrolase codes for the protein MLAPTHSVFGIFLTLIILAVFGVQWGLHWTIILFAILGAIIPDIDHPKSIIGKIFYPISAPLERLYGHRTITHSLVGWAISTVLFAVIIGLISFIPMITELGWGDLPIRWVAAFSISYFSHLILDMFNKRGSQMFWPDSGRDVIPKNPKYRTESGSRIEVLIFLIFLALMFLAFPISKYGIVSSLRWLLATPGSAIEEFKTLKTHAYLDFKGIMGETREQVAGKAEVLDVNNKRLVILYNGSVYTLSDELAADIFATHVRVKKTAIPIKTEKRDFKNESREYLLSQIPRGALVSGTVNLPEGMEINFPPFPGSYRTMEQKGNDLILSFASKEQIEKLALTEYFDLQKKKDLAELSSLYAQAEKARGQINELESGKGLTPLGKELLQSKEDAEKQRVQLAELNSQLGEISVKIDELKVKMKARRFVFSGEVYLRQ
- a CDS encoding HNH endonuclease; protein product: MDKWGLGELRKKIEKRDKLCAFCRVKMRKWHSKGPRGKAPTIEHLDNDENNKDESNIVMCCTSCNSSKGEKELRDWLKSDYCKCKEKNITEKTIKNVIVKKFLKEHKK